A window from Chitinophaga filiformis encodes these proteins:
- a CDS encoding PorP/SprF family type IX secretion system membrane protein, with amino-acid sequence MRMNCRNLLVALCLCGTQSLVAQDIHLSQFYETPILRNPALIGLFNGDYRIQAVYRNQWNSVTIPYQTGALSAEMKFPVGSSEDFVTAGIQFTYDRAGTARLQSVQALPAVNYHKSLSQDKSMFLSVGFTGGIVQRQFDATKLTFNNQYTGGQYDPTAPTGEEGRLALRGYSYLDAGAGISFNSTLGADEQVTYYLGAALFHFNRPKLSFFKDATIALDPKFTVNAGITFPLQERLKFIAQYNEIHMGAYSEYLGGALLGYSLYDDGLESTRAFYFGAYMRYKDAIIPSFRLDMDKYEIGVTYDANISKLKTASNSFGGFEVSLVFKGFRNGRNSTLESIRCPRF; translated from the coding sequence ATGAGAATGAATTGTAGAAACCTGTTAGTGGCACTGTGCCTGTGCGGCACACAATCACTGGTAGCACAGGATATACACCTGTCCCAGTTTTATGAAACTCCGATCTTACGTAATCCGGCCCTCATAGGGCTGTTTAATGGAGACTATCGTATCCAGGCCGTATACAGAAATCAATGGAACAGCGTTACCATACCATACCAGACAGGCGCATTAAGTGCCGAGATGAAGTTCCCGGTAGGAAGTAGTGAGGACTTCGTGACTGCCGGTATCCAGTTCACGTACGACAGGGCAGGCACTGCCCGCCTGCAGTCGGTACAGGCATTGCCGGCTGTCAATTACCACAAGTCCCTGAGCCAGGACAAAAGCATGTTCCTGTCGGTGGGCTTTACCGGTGGTATAGTGCAGCGCCAGTTCGATGCTACCAAACTGACCTTCAACAACCAATATACCGGCGGCCAATACGACCCTACGGCGCCTACAGGCGAAGAGGGCCGGCTGGCACTGCGCGGATATTCTTACCTGGACGCAGGCGCAGGTATCAGCTTCAATAGCACCCTCGGTGCAGATGAGCAGGTTACCTATTACCTGGGCGCCGCCCTGTTCCATTTTAACCGTCCAAAGCTGTCCTTCTTTAAGGATGCGACCATTGCCCTGGATCCCAAGTTCACCGTTAACGCGGGCATTACCTTCCCGCTGCAGGAAAGGCTGAAATTCATCGCCCAGTACAATGAGATCCACATGGGCGCCTATTCAGAATACCTGGGTGGTGCATTGCTGGGTTACAGCCTGTACGACGACGGACTGGAAAGTACAAGGGCATTTTATTTCGGCGCCTATATGCGTTATAAGGATGCGATCATCCCCTCTTTCCGTCTTGACATGGATAAATATGAGATCGGCGTAACATATGATGCGAATATCTCAAAGCTGAAGACAGCCAGCAACAGCTTCGGAGGTTTTGAAGTATCGCTGGTATTCAAAGGGTTCCGCAACGGAAGGAACAGTACGCTGGAAAGTATCCGCTGTCCAAGGTTCTGA
- a CDS encoding nucleotide exchange factor GrpE produces MQTNGQDTENGKGMPDINADENLSGTTHLNDALADESELDKKQQELNEMRDKYLRLVAEFDNFKKRTAKERIELMQTASKEVIISLLDVLDDSERAAKQLENATDINAVKDGVALVFNKLKSTLQAKGLKPMESLHTEFNPDLHDAITEIPAPSEELKGKVIDDMQKGYYLNDKLIRHAKVIVGK; encoded by the coding sequence ATGCAGACAAACGGACAGGACACCGAAAATGGTAAAGGCATGCCGGATATTAATGCTGATGAGAACCTGAGCGGCACCACACACCTCAACGATGCCTTGGCGGATGAAAGCGAACTGGACAAGAAACAACAGGAGCTCAATGAAATGAGGGATAAATACCTTCGCCTGGTTGCGGAGTTTGACAATTTCAAGAAGCGTACGGCCAAAGAACGTATTGAACTGATGCAAACGGCCAGCAAGGAAGTGATCATTTCCTTACTGGATGTACTGGATGATAGCGAACGTGCAGCCAAACAGTTAGAAAATGCTACCGACATTAATGCCGTAAAAGATGGCGTTGCGCTGGTTTTCAATAAATTAAAATCGACCCTGCAAGCCAAGGGCCTTAAACCTATGGAGAGTTTGCACACCGAGTTTAATCCTGATCTACACGATGCCATCACTGAGATTCCCGCACCCTCAGAAGAGTTGAAAGGAAAGGTAATTGACGATATGCAGAAGGGGTACTACCTGAATGACAAATTGATACGTCATGCCAAGGTTATAGTAGGGAAATAA
- a CDS encoding rhodanese-like domain-containing protein: MIYKYYTYVALVGLLISVVSSVSGQQVDVPVFQQSIEKKDAQVFDVRTAGEFNTGHLHHALQADYTKKPEFLERVKYLDKQQTIYVYCLSGGRSAAAAKWMRENGFREVIELKGGINAWKQAGLPVEGAADQQQMSVDTFHNAIATGEVLVDVGAEWCPPCRKMEPVIQAYLKENRKVRLLKVDGGRDREVMQAINATSLPTFILYRDGREVWRKQGVYDKL, translated from the coding sequence ATGATTTATAAATATTATACATACGTGGCCCTGGTAGGTTTACTTATTTCAGTAGTGAGTAGTGTAAGCGGGCAGCAGGTCGATGTGCCTGTATTTCAGCAGTCTATAGAAAAAAAAGATGCACAGGTATTTGATGTAAGGACAGCCGGAGAATTTAATACCGGTCATTTGCATCATGCATTGCAGGCTGATTATACGAAAAAACCAGAGTTCCTCGAACGGGTAAAGTACCTTGACAAACAACAAACTATATACGTGTATTGTTTAAGCGGCGGGAGAAGCGCCGCAGCGGCAAAGTGGATGCGGGAAAATGGTTTCAGGGAGGTCATTGAGCTCAAAGGAGGGATCAATGCCTGGAAGCAGGCCGGATTGCCTGTGGAAGGTGCGGCAGACCAGCAGCAGATGAGCGTAGATACTTTCCACAACGCCATAGCCACCGGTGAGGTGCTGGTAGATGTGGGCGCTGAATGGTGCCCTCCCTGCCGGAAAATGGAGCCTGTTATACAGGCATATCTGAAAGAAAACAGGAAAGTACGCCTGCTGAAGGTGGACGGAGGGCGTGACCGTGAGGTGATGCAGGCTATAAACGCCACTTCCCTGCCTACTTTTATTCTTTACAGGGATGGCAGGGAAGTGTGGCGGAAACAGGGTGTATATGACAAGTTATAG
- a CDS encoding T9SS type A sorting domain-containing protein, giving the protein MWKTSTLLLTCFLCLASLAGRAQSVKTSPFSDGGSKIVKLYPNPATSRINFEIQNNNDQGYDLIVFNFLGKRIDQFKNLNTRTTVELDKYYSGVYIFQLRDRQGNLVESGKFNVVK; this is encoded by the coding sequence ATGTGGAAAACCTCTACACTATTACTTACTTGCTTCCTTTGCCTGGCGTCCTTAGCAGGACGGGCACAAAGCGTCAAAACTTCTCCATTTTCCGATGGAGGTAGTAAGATCGTGAAGCTGTATCCCAACCCAGCTACCAGCAGGATTAATTTCGAAATCCAGAACAATAACGACCAAGGTTATGATCTTATTGTCTTTAATTTTCTGGGAAAAAGAATAGATCAGTTCAAAAATCTGAACACACGTACTACTGTTGAACTGGATAAATATTACAGTGGTGTATATATCTTCCAGTTGAGAGACCGTCAGGGCAACCTGGTGGAATCTGGCAAGTTCAATGTAGTCAAGTAA
- a CDS encoding class I SAM-dependent rRNA methyltransferase — MTKVFLKKKIQNRVLQGHPWVFGNEVGTIDGPVTAGDTVDVFTHQGFFIGRGYINPQSQILVRLLTRDKDEQIDAEFFYRRLLKAWKYRQQLGYVENCRLVFGEADEMPALVIDKFNDHFVLQTLALGMDRWKGAIVDALNRIFSPKGIYERNDVPVRELEGLPQQKGFLSAPFDTNVIINENGLKFHVDIENGQKTGYFLDQQDNRRAIQHIVKGADVLEAFCYTGTFSCHAGHYGAKSVLGLDISEHAVNTARRNATLNNLDDVCKFQAVNAFDVLKQWTREEKKFDVVILDPPAFTKSRENIQKAITGYKEINLRGMKLLKPGGFLVTASCTNLVPPSLFLEIIDMAAKDAKKKLRQVTFQTQAQDHPILWNIENTTYLKFLIVEVQ; from the coding sequence ATGACCAAAGTTTTTTTAAAGAAAAAGATACAAAACCGTGTGCTGCAGGGCCATCCATGGGTATTTGGTAACGAAGTGGGAACAATTGATGGACCGGTGACCGCTGGCGATACGGTGGATGTATTTACACATCAGGGCTTTTTCATCGGCAGGGGATATATCAACCCTCAGTCCCAGATACTGGTGCGTTTGCTTACACGCGACAAAGACGAGCAGATCGACGCTGAATTCTTCTACCGCCGTCTGCTGAAGGCATGGAAATACCGCCAGCAGCTGGGCTATGTGGAAAACTGCCGCCTGGTGTTCGGAGAGGCGGATGAAATGCCGGCGCTGGTGATCGATAAGTTCAACGACCATTTTGTACTGCAGACGCTGGCATTGGGGATGGACCGCTGGAAAGGCGCTATCGTGGATGCACTGAACAGGATATTTTCACCTAAGGGGATCTATGAGCGTAATGACGTACCGGTACGTGAACTGGAAGGACTGCCGCAGCAAAAGGGCTTTTTAAGCGCCCCTTTTGACACCAATGTGATCATCAATGAGAATGGTCTGAAGTTCCATGTAGATATCGAAAATGGCCAGAAAACGGGTTATTTCCTGGATCAGCAGGATAACCGCCGTGCCATCCAGCATATTGTGAAAGGCGCCGACGTACTGGAAGCATTCTGCTATACCGGTACCTTCTCCTGCCATGCGGGCCACTACGGGGCCAAAAGCGTACTGGGACTGGATATTTCGGAACATGCTGTAAATACCGCCCGCAGGAACGCCACCCTGAACAACCTGGATGATGTATGTAAGTTCCAGGCAGTCAACGCATTTGATGTATTGAAGCAATGGACACGTGAAGAAAAGAAATTCGATGTGGTGATCCTGGACCCGCCGGCATTTACCAAAAGCCGTGAGAATATCCAGAAGGCCATCACAGGATACAAGGAGATCAACCTGCGTGGTATGAAACTGCTGAAACCGGGAGGATTCCTGGTAACGGCTTCCTGTACCAACCTGGTGCCGCCATCCCTTTTCCTGGAAATTATCGATATGGCCGCAAAGGATGCTAAAAAGAAACTGCGTCAGGTAACATTCCAGACCCAGGCGCAGGACCACCCGATCCTTTGGAATATTGAAAATACCACCTACCTGAAATTCCTCATTGTAGAAGTACAATAG
- a CDS encoding PKD domain-containing protein, whose translation MKHQYLRQFTHFWYALSCFIVLFLLSGAKAQAQNTVAFTADNWSGCGAVFVQFLNQSSPVGSASWDFGDGGATSTLWNPTRSFNRPGNFTVTLTVTFPNGQVSSTQHVVSVYNKPTVAFATSPVTNCTPLNVTFTDQSTAGDGSISSISWDFGDGNGATGSTTSHTYDKGGSIVATSIVTNSFGCTNSGSTTLQIKASPQVSFTSNNQGGCRIPTTVNFTNTTSVNTVGAPPAISYLWDFGDGTTSTAQHPSHDYTGTGTFDVKLTATTADGCSQTYTAPRYITVTTATANFTIQQACTNASATFTNTTLPAPVSATWTFSDGTVQNSINAVKSFTVAGPYSVTLKSISADGCEATVTRNFTISAPPTINFTMNPTAACAVPANVRFTTSGAGATSWAWDFADGTTSNLQNPVHSFAAEGTYNVKVIATSAGGCIDSAVNSITIKKPTLAITGTSRGCIPLNATFGTTIVSPDPVVSYLWDFGDGTTSTAATPSHVYNTQGRYTVNLTITTQTGCTQTATYDVRAGSPINVDFTVDATQGCQPTIFRFTDLSTPAVAGLTYQWTFEENGSAAGTSAVRNPTYVFNTIGMHDVTLTVTNNGCSRSVTKTDYIETLAPIADFAIGTVDCANPFVRVFTDETNWGTGPVGTYSWDFGDGTTANIPSPSHTYTADGTYTVVLSVSNGTCTSTFSAIVRVITLKPVIHATPNVLCLGTSTSLSVDPFPPGTITSFRWNFGDGRTGSGTSRPVVTYRNAGSYDVVYTANDVNGCPHVSDPLRVEVNGSVSNFTIDPRQCKDQPVTFNDQSTTRAGNTIVSWTFDFGDGTAPVVYNTQPLGITHTYSVTDTFQVILTVVDNTGCQDTSIQQVVIPDITAGFSAKSNIACLNVPFQFDNSSVTEPLTYAWTFGDGGTSTDRDPAHIYTAPGTYTVTLDITSPNGCTANVSVTDFLKVPNPIADFTFPNVAGDICPPVQVQFTNRSTDYVKTSWDFGDGSASDEDNPLHNYIRPGTFPVTLTVYSEGGCASPVAGPKDIVIAGPDGTFTVTPQSGCWPLTASMTAVSATAQRFIWDFGDGYSVRTTTPASPSYTYQKEGIYYPVVLLEDARGCTVPAAGNPKITVDRITPAFSADVTQACDGGTVVFSDSTKGVSMADSLAATYAWDFGVSGRTDDVSTIPNPTFIYTAPGTYTVTLTTTSYYGCVKDTTMQIEIEAKPDAQIAPVTPVCVGQPIQLVGTDTRNLPGTTWNWTANNQQYNVQTPPAITYPQAGTYPAQLIITTASGICSDTATQNVQIMDFPTLSPTPVAASICRGQSVTLQANTQAGVDITWTDYNISDVKSASPVVTPDMDTTYHIVVVNTAGCSAEGDVKVTVSQPFTMQGVNDGDICPGGAVQLHAEGAVSYKWIPATGLNKSDIANPLATPDSTITYQVVGFGNDNCFTDTLSATVTVHPAPVVNAGADMEVPTGTVVQLPVTGSSDITQIEWWPANSLSCVDCLTPIATPRENTTYHVKVTNAYGCTTLDDVTISLVCSSSAIFLPNTFTPNSDGANDIFYIRGKGVKTVKSFRIYNRWGQQIFERTNFSVEDPAYGWDGRVNGQPVNPDVFIYVAELVCDSNETFTLKGNVMLVR comes from the coding sequence ATGAAACACCAGTACCTACGCCAATTTACGCACTTCTGGTATGCTCTGTCATGCTTTATAGTGCTTTTTCTGCTTTCAGGCGCAAAAGCGCAAGCGCAGAACACTGTAGCTTTTACCGCCGACAACTGGAGTGGTTGCGGAGCAGTGTTCGTTCAATTTTTAAATCAGTCCAGCCCCGTCGGTTCAGCCTCCTGGGACTTCGGGGACGGAGGCGCAACATCCACATTATGGAATCCAACACGTTCTTTTAACCGACCTGGCAATTTCACAGTGACACTTACGGTTACTTTCCCCAACGGGCAGGTAAGTTCCACCCAACATGTGGTGAGTGTATACAATAAGCCGACGGTTGCTTTTGCTACCTCGCCGGTGACTAATTGTACGCCGCTGAATGTAACATTCACCGACCAGTCAACAGCCGGAGATGGCAGCATCTCGAGCATCAGCTGGGACTTCGGGGACGGTAACGGAGCTACCGGTTCTACTACCTCCCACACGTACGACAAGGGAGGCAGCATTGTGGCCACGTCAATTGTTACCAACAGTTTTGGCTGTACAAACAGCGGATCAACAACGCTGCAGATAAAGGCTAGCCCGCAGGTATCATTTACAAGCAACAACCAGGGAGGATGCCGTATACCAACGACTGTCAATTTTACCAATACTACCAGTGTAAATACAGTGGGCGCTCCACCGGCCATTAGCTATTTATGGGATTTTGGTGACGGGACTACCAGTACGGCCCAGCATCCAAGCCATGATTATACCGGCACAGGAACGTTTGACGTAAAACTGACGGCCACCACTGCAGACGGTTGTTCGCAAACCTATACTGCGCCAAGATATATCACCGTAACTACTGCCACAGCAAATTTTACCATTCAGCAGGCGTGTACCAATGCCAGTGCAACCTTCACCAACACGACGCTACCGGCTCCCGTATCTGCTACATGGACTTTCTCTGATGGTACTGTACAGAACTCAATAAACGCCGTAAAAAGCTTCACTGTAGCGGGGCCCTATTCCGTTACACTGAAATCTATCTCAGCGGATGGCTGTGAGGCTACCGTTACAAGGAACTTCACTATTTCAGCTCCGCCGACCATCAATTTCACCATGAACCCGACAGCCGCCTGCGCTGTGCCGGCCAATGTACGGTTCACCACTTCCGGCGCCGGCGCTACCAGCTGGGCATGGGATTTTGCAGATGGCACTACCAGCAACTTACAGAACCCCGTACACAGCTTCGCGGCAGAGGGTACCTACAATGTGAAAGTGATAGCTACAAGTGCCGGGGGATGTATAGATTCTGCCGTTAATTCAATTACCATAAAGAAGCCGACACTTGCCATCACCGGTACCAGCAGAGGTTGTATACCGCTGAATGCAACTTTCGGCACCACCATCGTAAGCCCTGACCCTGTAGTTTCATATCTGTGGGATTTTGGAGACGGTACCACTTCTACCGCTGCTACCCCATCACATGTGTACAATACGCAGGGCCGCTATACTGTCAACCTGACCATTACCACCCAGACAGGTTGTACACAGACAGCCACCTACGATGTAAGAGCCGGCAGTCCTATCAATGTTGACTTCACCGTCGATGCGACACAGGGTTGCCAGCCAACAATATTCAGGTTTACCGATCTCTCTACACCTGCTGTAGCCGGCCTGACATACCAGTGGACATTTGAGGAGAACGGTAGCGCTGCAGGCACTTCTGCGGTTAGAAATCCTACCTATGTTTTCAATACCATCGGTATGCACGATGTGACACTGACCGTTACCAATAATGGTTGCTCACGATCAGTGACGAAAACCGACTATATTGAAACACTTGCGCCGATAGCTGACTTCGCGATAGGCACTGTTGATTGCGCCAATCCTTTCGTGCGCGTATTTACTGATGAAACCAACTGGGGAACCGGCCCTGTTGGCACCTATTCATGGGACTTCGGCGATGGTACCACCGCTAATATACCGTCTCCTTCACATACCTATACTGCAGATGGTACTTACACTGTTGTGCTGAGCGTATCCAACGGTACCTGTACCTCCACTTTCTCGGCCATAGTAAGGGTGATCACACTAAAACCGGTGATCCACGCTACCCCGAATGTGCTTTGCCTGGGTACTTCTACATCACTCAGCGTAGATCCTTTCCCTCCCGGTACCATCACTTCCTTCAGATGGAATTTCGGAGATGGAAGAACCGGTAGCGGTACCAGCAGACCGGTGGTTACTTACAGAAATGCAGGCTCTTACGATGTTGTGTACACAGCCAATGACGTGAATGGTTGTCCGCACGTTTCCGATCCACTGAGAGTGGAGGTAAACGGTTCTGTATCAAATTTCACTATCGATCCGCGCCAGTGTAAAGACCAGCCGGTTACATTTAACGACCAGTCTACCACCCGCGCCGGCAATACGATCGTTTCCTGGACATTCGATTTTGGTGACGGTACAGCTCCGGTAGTTTATAATACCCAGCCACTGGGCATCACCCATACTTACAGCGTAACTGATACCTTCCAGGTAATACTCACAGTAGTGGACAACACAGGTTGTCAGGACACATCTATCCAGCAGGTTGTCATTCCCGACATCACAGCCGGCTTTAGCGCAAAAAGCAATATTGCCTGTCTGAATGTACCGTTCCAGTTTGATAACTCTTCTGTGACTGAGCCACTGACCTATGCATGGACATTCGGAGATGGCGGTACCAGCACAGACAGGGATCCGGCGCATATTTACACCGCACCCGGAACATATACTGTGACACTGGATATAACAAGCCCGAACGGTTGTACTGCTAACGTATCTGTAACTGACTTCCTGAAAGTGCCTAATCCGATCGCTGACTTTACCTTCCCGAATGTAGCGGGAGATATCTGTCCGCCGGTACAGGTACAGTTCACCAACCGCTCTACCGATTACGTGAAGACTTCATGGGATTTCGGAGACGGTAGCGCATCAGACGAAGACAATCCTTTACATAACTATATCAGGCCTGGCACCTTCCCTGTTACCTTAACGGTTTATTCTGAAGGTGGTTGCGCCAGCCCTGTTGCAGGACCGAAAGACATCGTCATAGCAGGTCCTGACGGTACCTTTACCGTAACGCCTCAATCAGGTTGCTGGCCGCTGACGGCTTCCATGACAGCTGTATCAGCCACTGCACAGCGCTTCATATGGGACTTCGGGGACGGTTATTCCGTACGTACCACCACTCCTGCTTCTCCATCCTATACTTACCAGAAAGAAGGGATATACTACCCGGTAGTATTGCTGGAAGATGCGCGTGGATGTACAGTACCTGCAGCAGGCAATCCGAAAATAACGGTAGACAGGATCACCCCTGCCTTCAGTGCAGATGTGACCCAGGCCTGCGATGGAGGAACCGTAGTATTCAGCGATTCCACCAAAGGCGTTTCTATGGCCGACAGCCTGGCCGCTACCTATGCATGGGACTTTGGTGTGTCTGGCCGCACAGACGACGTGTCCACCATTCCTAACCCGACTTTCATTTATACTGCACCGGGTACATATACCGTAACATTGACAACTACCAGCTATTATGGCTGCGTGAAGGATACCACCATGCAGATAGAGATAGAAGCAAAACCTGACGCCCAGATAGCGCCGGTTACACCTGTCTGCGTCGGTCAGCCGATACAGCTGGTGGGAACAGACACGAGGAACCTGCCAGGTACTACCTGGAACTGGACCGCCAACAATCAGCAATACAATGTACAGACACCGCCGGCCATTACTTATCCACAGGCAGGCACTTACCCGGCACAATTGATCATCACCACTGCCAGCGGCATCTGTAGCGATACCGCCACCCAGAATGTACAGATAATGGACTTCCCAACCCTGTCGCCAACGCCGGTTGCTGCCAGCATCTGCCGCGGCCAGTCTGTTACATTGCAGGCAAATACGCAGGCTGGTGTGGACATTACCTGGACAGACTATAACATTTCCGACGTCAAAAGTGCTTCTCCGGTTGTCACACCTGATATGGACACTACCTATCATATAGTAGTGGTGAACACCGCCGGTTGCAGCGCAGAAGGAGATGTGAAGGTAACCGTATCACAGCCATTCACCATGCAGGGCGTAAATGACGGGGATATCTGTCCGGGAGGAGCCGTACAGTTACATGCAGAAGGTGCAGTTAGTTATAAATGGATCCCCGCCACAGGCCTGAATAAGTCGGATATTGCCAACCCGCTGGCTACTCCCGATTCTACCATTACCTACCAGGTAGTAGGCTTCGGCAACGATAATTGCTTTACCGATACCTTGTCTGCCACCGTGACCGTACATCCTGCTCCTGTTGTGAATGCAGGTGCGGATATGGAAGTGCCGACCGGTACAGTGGTACAGTTACCGGTAACGGGCAGCAGCGATATTACACAAATAGAATGGTGGCCGGCCAACTCGCTGAGTTGCGTGGACTGCCTCACACCGATAGCTACACCAAGAGAAAACACCACCTATCATGTAAAAGTGACAAACGCTTATGGCTGTACCACCCTTGACGATGTTACCATCAGCCTGGTATGTTCATCGAGCGCTATCTTCCTGCCGAACACATTCACACCGAACAGTGACGGCGCAAACGACATCTTCTACATCAGGGGTAAGGGCGTAAAAACTGTCAAGTCTTTCAGGATATACAACCGTTGGGGCCAGCAGATATTTGAAAGGACCAACTTTAGTGTAGAAGATCCGGCATATGGATGGGATGGTCGTGTGAATGGCCAGCCAGTGAATCCGGACGTGTTCATTTACGTAGCAGAACTGGTTTGCGACTCAAACGAAACTTTCACCCTTAAAGGAAATGTAATGCTGGTCAGGTAA
- a CDS encoding carboxypeptidase M32, giving the protein MAQTSSTVSQYEAYKGKMQQIADIRNAIAVLSWDQETYLPEKGAAFRGQQITTLSSLAHELFTSPQLGDLLETLDKEKQTLDTVAAKNITLSLEDYQKNKKYPASFVAEMSQTTNECYHAWINARKEGNYAVFQPVLNRMVELKRREADILGYEGHPYNALLNEYEKGATTSMLDKIFSDVKTALTPLLRSIEQRPQVKKDFLHLHYDRNRQWEFGIQLLKAMGYDMAAGRQDVSEHPFTTSFSPQDVRVTTRIDENDFGNMTWSCIHEGGHALYEQGLDTAAYGLPAGEAASLGIHESQSRLWENNVGRSLVFWQHHYPQLQQLFPDNLGNVSLEDFYRAINLVQPSLIRTEADELTYHFHVMVRYEIEKGLLDGTYQTKDLREIWNSYYKEFLHVTVPNDTQGVLQDIHWSHGSFGYFPTYSLGSFYAAQFFTTAQQQIPGLTGQIAGGKYDALLNWLRQQVHRHGRYYTSNELCEKITGEPLNFKYFLEYATQKFGDIYGL; this is encoded by the coding sequence ATGGCACAGACCTCATCTACAGTAAGCCAATACGAAGCCTATAAGGGAAAGATGCAACAGATCGCAGATATCCGGAATGCGATTGCCGTACTTAGCTGGGACCAGGAAACCTACCTGCCGGAGAAAGGAGCCGCCTTCCGCGGGCAACAGATCACAACCCTCAGCTCCCTTGCGCATGAATTGTTCACTTCCCCGCAGCTGGGAGACCTGCTGGAAACTCTTGACAAGGAAAAACAAACACTGGATACCGTAGCCGCAAAGAACATTACTTTGTCGCTGGAAGATTACCAGAAGAATAAAAAATACCCTGCCAGCTTTGTGGCAGAAATGTCGCAAACCACCAATGAATGTTATCATGCCTGGATCAATGCCCGGAAAGAAGGCAACTATGCTGTTTTTCAGCCGGTGTTGAACAGGATGGTGGAACTGAAACGACGGGAAGCCGACATCCTGGGTTATGAAGGCCATCCTTACAATGCCCTGCTCAACGAGTACGAGAAGGGGGCTACCACTTCCATGCTGGATAAGATATTCAGCGATGTTAAAACAGCGCTGACTCCTTTGCTGCGTAGTATTGAACAAAGGCCACAGGTGAAGAAGGACTTCCTGCACCTTCATTATGACAGGAACCGTCAGTGGGAATTCGGCATACAATTGCTGAAAGCCATGGGCTACGATATGGCGGCGGGACGGCAGGACGTGTCAGAACATCCGTTCACGACCAGCTTCAGTCCCCAGGACGTAAGGGTGACCACCCGTATCGATGAAAATGACTTCGGGAATATGACCTGGAGCTGTATTCATGAAGGAGGCCATGCCCTGTATGAACAGGGACTTGATACAGCCGCTTACGGATTACCGGCCGGTGAGGCGGCCAGCCTGGGCATCCATGAATCACAATCCAGGTTATGGGAGAATAATGTGGGCCGCAGCCTGGTATTCTGGCAGCATCATTACCCGCAGTTGCAGCAGTTATTCCCTGATAACCTGGGCAATGTAAGCCTGGAGGATTTTTACAGGGCCATTAACCTGGTACAGCCATCCCTTATCCGTACGGAAGCTGATGAACTGACCTATCATTTCCATGTGATGGTGAGATACGAAATTGAGAAAGGATTACTGGATGGAACCTACCAGACGAAAGACCTTCGTGAAATCTGGAATTCCTACTATAAGGAATTCTTGCATGTAACGGTTCCTAACGACACCCAGGGTGTTTTACAGGATATCCACTGGTCGCATGGCAGCTTCGGTTATTTTCCCACCTATTCCCTCGGCAGTTTTTATGCAGCACAGTTCTTTACGACTGCACAACAGCAGATCCCCGGACTGACCGGGCAGATCGCCGGCGGTAAATACGATGCCCTGCTCAACTGGTTACGCCAGCAGGTGCACCGGCATGGCCGCTACTATACTTCGAATGAACTGTGTGAGAAAATAACCGGTGAGCCCTTGAATTTCAAATACTTCCTGGAGTATGCCACCCAAAAGTTCGGTGACATCTACGGCCTATAA
- a CDS encoding redoxin domain-containing protein, producing MNVTVGAKAPAFSLVNTEKQKVSLEDFKGQNLVILFFPMAFTSVCTAELCSMRDNIATYNNLNAAIVGISVDSPFTLNKFKAEQNLNFPLLSDFNKEASQAYGAFYETFVLDLKGVSKRAAFVVDKEGTIRYAQVLESAGDLPDFEAVKNTLNSLQ from the coding sequence ATGAACGTAACAGTTGGTGCAAAAGCTCCTGCTTTTTCCCTGGTAAATACAGAAAAGCAGAAAGTTTCCCTGGAGGACTTCAAAGGACAGAACCTGGTCATCCTATTTTTTCCAATGGCCTTTACCAGTGTCTGTACAGCAGAACTTTGCAGTATGAGGGACAATATAGCGACCTATAATAATCTGAATGCAGCCATAGTGGGTATATCGGTTGACTCGCCTTTCACATTGAATAAGTTCAAGGCAGAACAAAACCTGAATTTCCCGCTGCTGTCAGATTTTAACAAGGAAGCCTCCCAGGCCTACGGGGCTTTTTATGAGACATTTGTGCTGGATCTGAAAGGTGTGTCAAAAAGGGCAGCTTTCGTGGTGGATAAGGAAGGTACGATCAGATATGCGCAAGTGTTAGAAAGTGCCGGCGATCTGCCTGATTTTGAAGCTGTTAAGAATACGCTAAACAGCCTGCAATAA